DNA sequence from the Geobacter sp. AOG2 genome:
CTTAAAAAAACAAACCCGGCAACGGCACAAACCCACTGAACTTGACTCTCCTCAGTGCCTGTGCTAGTTTTTTCAATCACCCTGATTCATTTATCGGAGCCACGCACATGTTTTTTCCCCCAATCGAAACCTTCTGTAGCCTGTCCCAAAAAGGCAACCTGATTCCGGTCTACCGGGAAATCATGGCTGATATGGATACGCCGGTCACCGCCTTCAAGAAACTCGACGACGGGCGTTTTTCCTTTCTGCTCGAAAGTATTGAGGGCGGTGAGAAATGGGGTCGCTACTCCTTTCTCGGCTCCAGCCCTTCACGCATCATCCGCTCCAAGGGCAACACCGTCGAGATCCTCGAGGACAACGTCACGACGACCGTCACCACCGATGATCCGTTAGATTCCATCCGCACCCTGCTGGCCCGTTTTTCCCCTGTGGAAGTCGAAGGGTTGCCACGCTTTTTCGGCGGCGCTGTCGGCTATCTGGGATACGACATGGTGCGCCATTTCGAACATCTGCCCACGGAAAAACCAGCCGCGCTGGATGCCTATGAAGCCTACTTTCTGGTGACCGACACTATCGTCATCTTCGACACCATGAGTCAAAAGATCAAGGTGGTCTCCAATGCTCATCTGGATGGCGACATAACCCCTGAAGAGGCATACCGGCAGGCGATGGATAAGATCGAGACCATCATCAGCAGGTTGCGCACCCCCCTATCACCGACTGCGACCATCACCTCTTGCGAGCCTGTTGAACTTCGCTCCAACGTCACTCGCGAGAATTACGAGGCCGCAGTGGAAAAGGCCAAGGAGTATGTCCGGGCCGGCGATATCATCCAGGTGGTTCCCTCCCAGCGTTTCAGCGGGCGGCTCTCAGCTGAACCGTTCGACGTCTACCGCGTGCTGCGTACCCTCAACCCCTCCCCCTATATGTTCTTTCTGAGATTGGACGATACGGTCATTGCCGGTGCGTCACCCGAGGT
Encoded proteins:
- the trpE gene encoding anthranilate synthase component I, whose translation is MFFPPIETFCSLSQKGNLIPVYREIMADMDTPVTAFKKLDDGRFSFLLESIEGGEKWGRYSFLGSSPSRIIRSKGNTVEILEDNVTTTVTTDDPLDSIRTLLARFSPVEVEGLPRFFGGAVGYLGYDMVRHFEHLPTEKPAALDAYEAYFLVTDTIVIFDTMSQKIKVVSNAHLDGDITPEEAYRQAMDKIETIISRLRTPLSPTATITSCEPVELRSNVTRENYEAAVEKAKEYVRAGDIIQVVPSQRFSGRLSAEPFDVYRVLRTLNPSPYMFFLRLDDTVIAGASPEVMVRKEGNRVELRPIAGTRPRGATPQEDARLAEELLDDPKERAEHVMLVDLGRNDLGRVCSTGSVSVSELMVIERYSHVMHIVSNVQGRLDEGHDAFDVVRATFPAGTLSGAPKIRAMEIIDELEPVRREIYGGAVGYFSFSGNMDLAITIRTLVIKDGMVHLQAGGGVVADSDPAAEWQETVNKAMAARRAIEIAEKGLE